One window of the Triticum dicoccoides isolate Atlit2015 ecotype Zavitan chromosome 3B, WEW_v2.0, whole genome shotgun sequence genome contains the following:
- the LOC119282776 gene encoding fruit protein pKIWI502-like → MASAMAATCMLLRPAPCTASASPVPVIPFLHRRPRSLTTACAVVTTPQQQQGAIQKQQQNSAVRKHSWTAVPVSAIAPATEDQSMCLITLDLSGAPDLVAMYTTPGQYLLTHVPLPGGPPPAFMCISSAPHSGLQFELLVRSVPGTTSEKLCKLHVGNVVQIGPVTGTGFAIQNINPPEATQKVVLFAAAEGISPIRALIESGFSASERADVRLYYAAKDMQSMPYQERFKKWEETGVKVVPLTLQKQKVQEPFLEHTLNGMIGNPLSTGAVIVGPLILKEVITGVLLDHGVRQEKILTIDWNPEIEPSTLDAFGLNGLGLIKKLQAPTMDTFTVE, encoded by the exons ATGGCCTCCGCAATGGCCGCCACCTGCATGCTCTTAAGGCCGGCTCCCTGCACCGCCTCCGCCTCTCCGGTCCCGGTGATCCCCTTCCTTCATCGCCGCCCCCGCTCCTTGACCACGGCCTGCGCTGTCGTCACAACCCCGCAGCAGCAGCAGGGTGCCATCCAAAAGCAGCAGCAGAATAGCGCCGTCCGAAAGCACTCCTGGACAGCTGTGCCAGTCTCCGCCATTGCTCCTGCCACCGAAGACCAATCAATGTGCCTTATCACCCTCGATCTCTCCGGTGCCCCGGACCTCGTGGCCATGTACACCACACCAGGGCAGTACCTGCTGACCCACGTCCCCTTACCGGGAGGGCCCCCTCCGGCCTTCATGTGCATCTCCTCGGCGCCTCACTCGGGGCTCCAGTTCGAATTGCTCGTCAGGTCCGTGCCAGGGACCACCTCGGAGAAGCTGTGCAAGCTCCACGTCGGGAATGTTGTGCAGATCGGTCCAGTCACGGGGACGGGGTTCGCCATCCAGAACATAAATCCGCCGGAGGCCACGCAGAAGGTGGTCCTGTTCGCCGCTGCAGAGGGGATCAG TCCGATTCGTGCACTTATCGAGTCTGGTTTTTCTGCCTCCGAAAGAGCAGATGTGAGGCTTTATTATGCTGCCAAAGACATGCAATCCATGCCATACCAG GAGAGGTTCAAGAAGTGGGAGGAAACAGGAGTTAAAGTAGTACCACTCACGCTCCAAAAACAAAAAGTTCAG GAACCTTTCTTGGAACACACACTGAATGGGATGATAGGAAATCCACTTTCTACCGGAGCCGTGATTGTTGGACCGCTAATACTGAAAGAG GTAATCACCGGAGTCCTTTTAGACCATGGCGTTCGACAGGAGAAAATCTTAACGATCGACTGGAATCCAGAAATCGAGCCGTCTACCCTGGATGCTTTTGGCCTCAACGGTCTAG GTCTTATTAAGAAATTACAGGCACCAACAATGGACACTTTTACAGTGGAGTGA